The nucleotide window GGAAACCCCCTGGGAAGGCGTGAAGAAGGTCGATGCCGAGGACGTGCCACACTACCTGGGCATTCCGCTGCACCGCCCCGACCGCATGGAGAAAGAAGCGCAGGTGGGTGTGGCGCAGGGCCTCGCCTGGACGAGCGTGGGCGGCACCATGCTGGTGGTCGAAGCGCTGGCAACCCCCGGCACCGGCAAGATCAACATGACCGGTTCTCTGGGCGACGTGATGAAGGAGAGCGTATCGGCAGCGGTGGCGTACCTGCGTGCCCACGCCGACACCTACGGCGCTGACCCGGAGTTCTACAAGAAGATGGATCTGCACGTCCACTTCCCCGACGGCGCGACCCCCAAGGACGGCCCCAGCGCAGGCATCACCATTGCCACCGCTGTTGCCAGCGCCATCACCGGGCGGCCTGCCCGCATGGACGTGGCGATGACCGGCGAGATCTCGCTGCGCGGCAAGGTGTTGCCCATCGGCGGCCTGAAAGAGAAGCTGCTGGCCGCTCACCAGAGCGGTATCCGCGAGGTGATCGTGCCCAAGGATAACGAGCCGAACCTTCAGGATCTGCCCGAGAGCATCCGCAGCGAGCTGAAGATTCACACCGCCGAGCAGGTGGGCGAGGTGCTGAACCTGCTGCTGCTGGAGAAGCCGGAGGCCGTGCAGACCACGCCCCCGCCCGCCAGCCGCACGCAGCCTGCCCAGCCGGGCGCGTAAGACAGCGTTCAGAAGTAAGCAATAACAGCGGGCGACCTTTGACGGGTCGCCCGCTTTTTTGCCGTGTTTCTGCTAGCATCCCCCGGTGCCCACGCCCGATGCGCCTGCTGCCCCGCTCTCCCCTGCCGATCTGCTGGCCCTGCTGCGGCGGCATGGTGGGCGTGAATACCGGGCGGCGGCACATCTGGCTGTGCGCGAGCGGGCGACCAAACGTGGCGCGGCAAAGACGGCAGCGCCCGACGCCTTCAAAGGGCAATACCTGCTGACGGCACGCGGCGAACGGGTACGTGCCGTGGGGCCGAGTGGCAGGGCTAGCGAGCTGAGCGAGGCCGAATTTCTCGATATTTTCGGGCGCTATCACTTTGTAGACGTTCAGATCACGGGCGTGCTGACGGATCTGGGGCCACTCTTCGGATAAGGGTCGGCTAGAGTAAAGCTTCATGAGAAGCTCTTTGCCTTCCGCTCCCCCTCCACTGCGGCGACGCATCTTCCCGGTAGCAGCGCTGAGCGGCGTGCTGATGCTGACCCTGACGAGCTGCCCGGAGAAGATCACCGTGCCCGTCAGTACCGTCTGCACGCTCAGCGAGGCCGACTGGCAGGCCATCGAAGCCCCGGCGCACTCGCAGGCACGGGTGTGGGACGAACTGGCCCTGCATGCCATCCGCAATGTGTTGCCGCAGCCCACCGCCCATGCCCGGACGCTGTTTCACCTGTCGGCGGCCATGTACGACGTGTGGGCCAGCTACGACGGCGCGGCGCAGGGTGTCTTCAGCCACGAGAAACACAGCGGCAGCCCGGCGCAGCTCGACGAAGCGCTGAACTATGCCGCCCACCGAGTCCTGAAGGCCCGGTACGGCACCCTCGTGCCGGGTCTGGCGACCTGCTTTGACACGCACCTGAAGCACCTCGGACTCGACTCCGCCAACTCGGACGTAACGGGCGATTCTGCCGCCGCCATCGGCAACCGCACCGGGCAGGCTGTGCTGAGCGCTGCCGCCAACGACGGAGCCAACGAAGCGGGCAACTACGCCGATACCAGTGGCTACACGTTCCTCAACGCGCCGCTTCAGCCTGAGTTTCCCGGCACCACCCTGAACGCTCCCGATCACTGGCAACGCCTGCTGCTGCAAACACCATTTACCCAGAACAGCATTCCTCAGAGCGGCCCGCAGACCTTTATGGGTGCCCACTGGGGCAGCGTCCAGCCGTTTGCCATGCACAGGAGCGGGGCGTTTTACCACGACACAGGGCCAGCACCCAGCGTCAGCAATCCGCTGATGAGGACACGCTGGATTCCCGATTCGCTGCGCCGTCAGGCCGAACTCGATCCGGCCTCTGCGGTGATGCTCGATACCTCGCCCGGAGCTATCGGCAATAATCCGCTGGGCAGCGACGCGGGCAGCGGGCATCCTCTCAACCCGGCTACCGGCCAGCCCTACGCTCCCAATGTGGTGCGGCAGGCCGATTATGGGCGGGTTCTCGCGGAGTACTGGGCCGATGGGCCACGCGCCGAGACGCCGCCGGGACACTGGAACGTGATCGCCAATCAGGTGGCCGACGACCCCGCCTTTGTGCGCCGCATGCAGGGCACCGGACAGCCGCTCGGCGCACTGGAATGGGACGTGAAACTGTACCTCGCGCTGAACGGGGCACTGCACGACGCCGCCATCAGCGCGTGGGAAATCAAACGTCAGACCGACACGGGCCGCCCGATCTCGCTGATCCGGTATCTGGCCGCTCAGAGCGCCGCCGGAGGGGCTGGCCTGATTCCCGAAGCCGGTCTGATCGAGGAACGCGGCGGCACGCTTCAGGTCAGGGGGTGGCATCCGGGTACCGGCGTCGTGTGGGAAGACCCGCTGACCTGGGTGCCGTACCAGCTCTCGAACTTCGTCAGCCCGGCCTTTCCGGCGTTCGTATCGGGGCATTCCACCTTCAGCCGCGCCGCCGCCGAGGTACTGACCACCCTGACCGGCTCGGCCTTCTTTCCGGGCGGGCTGCATGAATTCGTGGCTCCACCCTCGTATCTGAAAACTGACCGGCCTTCCAACACCGCCGAGGTGCGGCTTCAGTGGGCCACCTACGCCGACGCCGCCGATCAGGCTGGACAGTCGCGCATCTGGGGCGGCATCCACCTCGAACCCGACGATCTGACGGGCCGCCGCATCGGGCATCTGGTAGGGCTGGACGCCGTAAATCTGGCGCTGCGCTACTTTGCGGGCAACGCGCCTTAGCGCAGAAACCGGGCAGCGGGAAGGCTTCTTCAGCACTGTGGCCCTCGCGCTGCTCATGTGTCGTCCATTACCCTGAACGGATGTTTCCTTCTCTGCTGACGACCCTCTCGAAACCGGTCATCTGGCTGGAACTGGCGTTCATCGTGCTGGTGGGCTTTGCGCTGTGGCGGCTGGGCGTGGTGCTGCTGCGCCTGCTGTCGCAGCATGTCCATGCGCGGCTGGTCCGGAGCCTGAAGATTCTGTGGGCCATCGTGGCGGCGTATGCCACCGTTGCCGCTGCCGTTCATGGTCTGGGCCTCAGCGAAGTGCCGCTGCTGTACGACCACGGCGAACGGATTATCGAAACCTTCCGGGCCAGCGCCGGGCAGGTCATCGTGATGGCCGCCATCGCAGTGATCGCCTGGAATCTGGTGACGTTCACCTCACGGCGGGTGGTACCCGAATCCAACGTGACGGATTTTACCCGGCGCAACGTGCGCGTGCAGACGCTGGTGGGCGTGATCGAGGGCTCGCTGCGGCTGGTGATCGTGCTGCTGGTGGGCATCAGCATCTTACAGGCGCTGGGCGTGAACGCGGCGGCGCTGCTGGCAGGCGTGTCGGTGCTGGGGCTGGCCGTTGGTTTTGGCGCTCAGAGTCTCATCAAAGATGTATTCACCGGCTTTTTTATTCTGCTGGAAGACCAGTACGGCGTGGGAGACGTGATCTCAGTCAACAACAGCACCCTGAGCGGCGGTGTCGAGCGCCTGACGCTGCGCTATACCTCGCTGCGGGCGATGGACGGCACGGTTCACATCATTCCCAACGGCCAGATTCTGACGGTCAGCGTGAGCAGCAAGGACTGGTCACAGGTGGTCGCCACCGTCGAGGTGACGTATGCCGCCAACATCAACGATGCGCTGCGGGTACTGGGCAAGATTTCGCAGGAGCTGTACGACGACCCGGAGTGGCGTCCCAAGTTTCTGGCGGAACCCGACATTCACGGCGTCAGCAACCTGACCCCCGACGGCGTGCAGCTGCGGGCGCTGTACAAGGTGCTGCCCAAGTCGCAGTGGGCGCTGGGCCGCGAGTTCAACCGCCGTATCAAGATCGCGATGGATCAGGCGGGCATCGACATTCCCTCGCCGCAGCGCAGCAGCAGCATCCTGCTGTCGGGTGCGCCGCTGACGGTTCATCTGGTCAAGGACGCGCCGCAGCAGCAAACGCCCCCACTCGATCTTCGCAAGGCCAGCAGCGAGGCGGAGCGTCAGCAGTCTCCATTTCCGCCCTCCGAGACCCGCGACCCCGACAGCAATGCCCCGGACACCGCCGAGCACGACAGCGAGCGAGACTGAGCGGGTACGTTCGCGTCCAGAGCAGTTCTCCAAATTCACTTGCTCGGCTCAGTCAGAAGGCTGGAAAGAACATACCAGTCTTCTGACTGCTGATTTAGGCCAGACTCGCGCCGCCCAGCCCACCTTCCGGCGGAATCACGGCGGGCAGGTCGTCGAGTACGCCGCCCGCCAGCAGCGTCGAGAACTCTTCGCCGGTCAGGGTCTCGCGGTGAATCAGCTCGGGCACGATCACGTGCAGCCGGGGCAGATGCTCGCGCAGCAGATGGAGGGCACGTTCGTACTGGCGCGCGATCAGCTGCGACACCTCCTCGTCGATGATGCGGGCAGTCGACTGGCTGTAATTAGCGGGCTGCATGCCGCCGCCCAGATACACGCTCTCGTCGCTGGCGAGCGATACCTTGCCGAGCCTATCGCTCATACCCCAGGTCGTCACCATGCGCCGGGCGATGTTGGTGGCCTGCTGGAAATCGTTCTGCGCCCCGGTGGTCACTTCTCCAAATACCACCTGCTCGGCGGCCCGCCCGCTCAGGGCCACCGCGATCATGTCTTCGAGCACGGCCCGCACATAATGCACCCGGTCTTCGCGCAGCGGCATCATGTAGCCCGCTGCCCGGCCACGCGGCACCACCGTCAGCTTTGCCACTCTGTCGGCGTGGGGCAGGAGCTGAGCAGCGAGAGCATGGCCGACCTCGTGATACGCCGTCACCCGCCGGTCAGCTTCATTGATCACCATGCTGCGCCGTTCCGGCCCCATCAGCACCCGGTCCCGCGCCTCATCCACATCGCGCATGGTGATGCGTTTGCGGTTTTCCCGCGCCGCCAGCAGCGCCGCCTCGTTCAGCAGATTCTCCAGATCCGCCCCCACCATCCCCGGCGTCTGCCGCGCCACCATATTCAGATCCACCGCCGGGTCCAGCGGCTTCTTGCGGGCGTGAATCTTCAGAATCATCTCGCGCCCGCGCACGTCGGGCGCGTCCACCACCACCTGACGGTCAAAGCGCCCCGGACGCAGCAGCGCCGCGTCCAGCACGTCGGGGCGGTTGGTGGCAGCCAGGATGATGATGTCGTGCTGACTCTGAAAGCCGTCCATCTCGACCAGCAACTGATTGAGCGTCTGTTCGCGCTCGTCGTTGCCGCCGTTCATGCCGCTGCCGCGCTTGCGGCCCACCGCGTCGATCTCGTCGATGAAAACGATGCAGGGGGCCTGTTTCTTGGCCTGCTCGAACAGGTCGCGGACGCGGGCGGCCCCGACACCCACGAACATCTCAACGAAATCGGAGCCGGAGATGCTGAAGTACGGCACGCGGGCTTCACCAGCGACGGCGCGGGCCAGCAGGGTTTTGCCGCTGCCGGGAGGGCCGACCAGCAGGATGCCGTGGGGAATGCGGGCACCGAGGGTGTGATAGCGCTCGGGGTGCTTGAGGAAGTCCACCACTTCCACCAGATCGGCTTTGGCTTCGTCGGCCCCGGCGACTTCGGCGAAACTCACCTTCACCTGCCCCTCGCTGTGTACCGTCGCCTTGCTCCGCCCGAAGCTGGCTGCCCCGCCGCCGCCCTGCGTGCCCCGCATGCTGCGCCACAGCACCAGCAGAATCAGGACGGCCAGCACCAGCGGCAGCACCGCCGTGATCCAGTCGAAGGGCGACCCGTTGCCCAGCACGGTCACGGGCACCCGCGCTTCTCGCAGCGCGGTCAGCGTGCGTGCGTCGGGGGGCAACACCACGAACTGGCGTGGCTGCCCGTCGAGAAAAGTGACGCTGGCACTGCCGTCGCCCTGGAGCGTTACCGCCGTGATACGGCCCGCCTTCACGTCTGCAAAGAAACTGCTGGCTGCATAGCTCTGACCCGGAAAGCCCTGCGCGTCTGACCCGACGCCCTGCTGCGCGGCCTGGGCCGCTGCGGTCTTGGCGGGAACCCCCTGCGCGAACGAGAGCGTCGCCGCGCCCGGCAGCGACAGACCGAGAACCACACTGAAGCACAGCCGGACGACCAATGAGCGCATGGCCCATGCTAGCGCTCCGGGAAAGCCGACAACTGGACGAACGCGACCATTCCGCGCCGAACCCTGCCAGCGCCACAGAAAGGCCGACCGCCTCCTTCCGTACAGGCGGTCACCCGTTCACGGCCTTTCCCCTTATCCACATCCGATCATGTGAAGAATTTGACAGTATTTTTACAACCTTCATGCTTGTTCAGAGTCGAGTCAGGCAGGCCGGAGTATGCTGAATTATGCGTACCGCTCTTATTTTCGGCAGTCTGGCGCTGGGCCTGAGCGCCTGTGCGCCGTCCCTCCGGGCCAATCTCTCCGTCGACTACACCCGCTCCAACCTGATCTACAGCTTCCAGCCCGACCGGGGGCAGGGCAGCACGTACTTTGTGGGCGACACCATCCGCTTCCAGCTTGCCACCCGCGAAGCTGGCTACGTCACGCTGGTGAGCCTCGACCCCAACGGCAACAGCAACGTGCTCGTTCGCAATGCCTACGTCAACGCCGGAACCACCCTTTTCCCGCGTGTGCAGGACGGGGCCGCCAGCTTCAGCGTCGCCCCGCCCCGCGGCCTTCAGCGCGTCCGGGCCATCTTCACGCGTGCCCGCCCCAACCTCGACCTGTACTTTCAGGGCACCTACGACCAGAACCGCTGGAACGACGCCACCAACAACTACGTCCAGAGCTATAACGCCCGCGACCGCGACACCCAGGAAACGGTGTTCTACATCCGCTGAATCCGCCTTCCGAACAGGGCCACTTCCGAGCAATGGGCGGAGGTGGCCCTGTCCTTTTGGCTGCCGGGTTGGCTACTCTGGAGCATGTCTCTGACCTTTGAAGACGTTCAGGCCCAGGTTGACCGCTACATTTCCCAGTTCAAAGAGGGCTATTTTCCGCCGCTGCTGATGCTGGCGCGGCTGACCGAGGAAGTGGGCGAGGTGGCGCGGGTGCTGGCTCACCAGAACGGCAAGACGCCCAAACCCGGCGAAGACGTGGGCGACCTGGAACTCGAACTGGCCGACCTGCTGTTCGTGATGGTCTGCATGGCGAACGAACGCGGCCTGAGTCTGGAAC belongs to Deinococcus ruber and includes:
- a CDS encoding vanadium-dependent haloperoxidase, translated to MPSAPPPLRRRIFPVAALSGVLMLTLTSCPEKITVPVSTVCTLSEADWQAIEAPAHSQARVWDELALHAIRNVLPQPTAHARTLFHLSAAMYDVWASYDGAAQGVFSHEKHSGSPAQLDEALNYAAHRVLKARYGTLVPGLATCFDTHLKHLGLDSANSDVTGDSAAAIGNRTGQAVLSAAANDGANEAGNYADTSGYTFLNAPLQPEFPGTTLNAPDHWQRLLLQTPFTQNSIPQSGPQTFMGAHWGSVQPFAMHRSGAFYHDTGPAPSVSNPLMRTRWIPDSLRRQAELDPASAVMLDTSPGAIGNNPLGSDAGSGHPLNPATGQPYAPNVVRQADYGRVLAEYWADGPRAETPPGHWNVIANQVADDPAFVRRMQGTGQPLGALEWDVKLYLALNGALHDAAISAWEIKRQTDTGRPISLIRYLAAQSAAGGAGLIPEAGLIEERGGTLQVRGWHPGTGVVWEDPLTWVPYQLSNFVSPAFPAFVSGHSTFSRAAAEVLTTLTGSAFFPGGLHEFVAPPSYLKTDRPSNTAEVRLQWATYADAADQAGQSRIWGGIHLEPDDLTGRRIGHLVGLDAVNLALRYFAGNAP
- a CDS encoding mechanosensitive ion channel family protein; translation: MFPSLLTTLSKPVIWLELAFIVLVGFALWRLGVVLLRLLSQHVHARLVRSLKILWAIVAAYATVAAAVHGLGLSEVPLLYDHGERIIETFRASAGQVIVMAAIAVIAWNLVTFTSRRVVPESNVTDFTRRNVRVQTLVGVIEGSLRLVIVLLVGISILQALGVNAAALLAGVSVLGLAVGFGAQSLIKDVFTGFFILLEDQYGVGDVISVNNSTLSGGVERLTLRYTSLRAMDGTVHIIPNGQILTVSVSSKDWSQVVATVEVTYAANINDALRVLGKISQELYDDPEWRPKFLAEPDIHGVSNLTPDGVQLRALYKVLPKSQWALGREFNRRIKIAMDQAGIDIPSPQRSSSILLSGAPLTVHLVKDAPQQQTPPLDLRKASSEAERQQSPFPPSETRDPDSNAPDTAEHDSERD
- the ftsH gene encoding ATP-dependent zinc metalloprotease FtsH, with protein sequence MRSLVVRLCFSVVLGLSLPGAATLSFAQGVPAKTAAAQAAQQGVGSDAQGFPGQSYAASSFFADVKAGRITAVTLQGDGSASVTFLDGQPRQFVVLPPDARTLTALREARVPVTVLGNGSPFDWITAVLPLVLAVLILLVLWRSMRGTQGGGGAASFGRSKATVHSEGQVKVSFAEVAGADEAKADLVEVVDFLKHPERYHTLGARIPHGILLVGPPGSGKTLLARAVAGEARVPYFSISGSDFVEMFVGVGAARVRDLFEQAKKQAPCIVFIDEIDAVGRKRGSGMNGGNDEREQTLNQLLVEMDGFQSQHDIIILAATNRPDVLDAALLRPGRFDRQVVVDAPDVRGREMILKIHARKKPLDPAVDLNMVARQTPGMVGADLENLLNEAALLAARENRKRITMRDVDEARDRVLMGPERRSMVINEADRRVTAYHEVGHALAAQLLPHADRVAKLTVVPRGRAAGYMMPLREDRVHYVRAVLEDMIAVALSGRAAEQVVFGEVTTGAQNDFQQATNIARRMVTTWGMSDRLGKVSLASDESVYLGGGMQPANYSQSTARIIDEEVSQLIARQYERALHLLREHLPRLHVIVPELIHRETLTGEEFSTLLAGGVLDDLPAVIPPEGGLGGASLA
- a CDS encoding DUF4384 domain-containing protein is translated as MRTALIFGSLALGLSACAPSLRANLSVDYTRSNLIYSFQPDRGQGSTYFVGDTIRFQLATREAGYVTLVSLDPNGNSNVLVRNAYVNAGTTLFPRVQDGAASFSVAPPRGLQRVRAIFTRARPNLDLYFQGTYDQNRWNDATNNYVQSYNARDRDTQETVFYIR
- a CDS encoding nucleotide pyrophosphohydrolase, encoding MSLTFEDVQAQVDRYISQFKEGYFPPLLMLARLTEEVGEVARVLAHQNGKTPKPGEDVGDLELELADLLFVMVCMANERGLSLEQGFTRMMHKIETRDADRWTKKDA